The Zingiber officinale cultivar Zhangliang chromosome 2A, Zo_v1.1, whole genome shotgun sequence genomic sequence AATTAGATTGTGTAGATCCATTGGGTGCATGTTTTAGTACATCACGTGTTAACTTTTGTGATAACAGCAGTAATTTTCCTTATGCTCAGCTGGGTAAGGATTAATTTAGAATGGGTAAGTGTATCAAGTGTATGCTATTGGTTTCATGGATTAGGGCTATGAGCAGTATGCTGTTAGAGGCAATTTAGATCTCTTCCACTCTATAAAAGTGTAAGCTTTGTTTAGGTTTTACATGAgaatcaaacttagatttccttattatcttaattagcaTCGCAGTTTTGTTAGCATTTACTGCCATGTATTGAAGTTTATGTTGTTGGTTTTCTTTGCCATCTGAtgaagcatgtttgaagaagttagatatgctttcttttgatttgtctctgatatagcatgcttatagaagtcagattttctttcctttgatttgattttgttgtagcatgcctatattctttttacgagtttaagaaaagtataagaaagataaagaagagaaagaaaaggccgaggccttaagtagatcccaaagtcaagactttaggggttttaggcacacaaggtgctaaagaaaatgccgaggcattatatagaagtattaaaagataacaagtattttacttttatcagtggcactgtactggactctctgtccttgggctgggctcccatagtcgtccctaggtttagataacctagtagtaacggctcggccgacggtcgacggtcgacgaccatagggtcgccaaatgggccgccgaatgggtcggatcgttacaaaagaaaaagcacagttgccgggcccaagaagaagttgattattattttgaagtaatataagtataagtttttgaacaagtaaagcaagttttacataagtataaagtattaaagaataagtctttaagcaagtgaaataagattcagaaggcgtttagaattcagtaagtttagttctttatgctagcatgattgtatagatttactttacatgtttagcctttcagtatgtttctttcactagtagatgagcatgagtagatttccttttgagcatccagttttagatttcagtatatttatatacatgcatatcgagattttgtgagttagatagtgcttactaagcaaattttgcttatagactacacttcctcttactgcagatacaggaaaggaaaagatatagaaaggaagacgacaaggaggtgcggatggatgtgtgatgccaggactatggaagctttgggactaggaaagaagttttaattttagtttccgcattttagttattgtaaacatttgagttgtattttaagttcatgtcatttgagatttattctgtttagattgcatgtaggatgagttcagtttagtaagtagataattgtgtgtttgatacttatttaactgcgtggttgattgatatgtgttccagccgcttgtggctgtgtatattatgtcatgtattaatgattatggtcaccggtacaggggagactctgccggaatttttcggtagagtttccatgtgattttaatcacaccggttaagtagagttaatagttaagtaacggtcatccttagagagtagtagtagtgtagaagggtggtcgttacaggttgatacatgtatgcacctcgggagcaattcaaatcaaaggtatagtcattttatagctttattatttaaattttattcattattgtactatttcaattcttttcagtattaaaacacaatgtattttttttattacatggCAAAGTTTGCACATGTGAGACTGAAGTTATATTTGGAATATACCGTGTCATCCCTACAgatatcttttgaaaaaatacataagatatTGAGGATTCAGTTCGAGGATATTAAGAAGTCATTCGAAAAATCTCTCAACATTCCacgccatcaacatttacatgatgacattttcaATCAAATAAGAtgtcggatttcattagaggcaatagagttgatttctggtcagctaaaatgtattgaggaagcatctcaccagctagccggcagatgcaactgttctatGAAAATTGTATATGGATTGTCATGcgagcatgatcttgcacattaccgttacttttccattccaattccgcttcagagtatcaacgctcattggaggagattgtcaATGCACGTACATCAGTTTAATGATGAGGGAGCAGAACCTAACAGGACATCCCatgttgttgagatattagatgagATGGATCCACatatgcgagagcatatgatagACAAGTTTCTTGATATGATGAATCCATCTCAAAGTACAGTGCGAGCCCCTTCATAAaacacagaacatagaggtcgacctagggtagagatgagcaaagtgggCGTCGCATATCTTCTTTCGGAGATGCATCCACTTTAGGATCTAGGGTCTTTCAACCGACTACAACATCTGGAGGGAGAGGAAGACATGGAAGGGGGTTGAAGGTTCACAATACTAAAACGACCCATAatcactctccagttccacccatccatgatacttatattgagaaattacttgtgcctctgcagcgttatatttctcacactattgatgttcaacctgatggtcattgtggattcaagacaatagctgcactaattgggtatggtgaagaaggttggtttcaagtacgatttgagcttatagaaaagattcaacaaaataaggatctatatgatcaactttatccagatccaaatttgataaccaatctattattctcattgaattgGTTGGAGCCGTGGGCACCAAAAATGTATTGGATGGACGctatgcctttgggaattgtcatcgcatcaagctacaatcttgtacttcataCATTTGGTTATCTCTTGCTCGATTGGCCTTggggaattttaattatgaagTCACATAATTAGGACTGAAATTTTATTCACCGCCATCACTCAATGTTCATAGAGTTATGGTTCTCGTGTTCACTTTAGGCATGTTCCACAATGAATTAATGTAAGTTGTTTCCATGGCTATGATACCATGAtagaatatttaaattatcatctaaatATTCACGATTCGatttttaattatgatatatttataaaaaaaattttaaataggaCGTGCAATTAATAGACACTAGACttctaaattatattttttaatttattcaaataatcgatagaaaaattttataaaatcaaatccaatgtcccataaaagaaaaaacaaatatGAGTAGGAAACAAATAACACTTGTCGACTATTATCAAGACTAGGAACCTACCTATGATGTCATCTTCTGATCTAGAACATTGGGAGTGTTGGGAAAAGTCAATCAGAGTGTGTCGTGGGGTATGTCAATATTGCAATTGGGTTGTAGCTAGCATATGTAGggtgttttttttccttaaagTACGTAATTCGTGGAATCAACTAATCCCTCCATAGTCAAACATTCCAGAATTATTTTTTCACTGGGGGAATTAATTTTGTAGTTAGTTGTACTTAGGAATTGATCtgtgaatatttaattaattataaaatattttaccgTTGTTCCGAGGTACATATggttttagaaaattaaaagaaagattttttatgcataaatttgagttacttattaaactaaataatataaataaattttaatatatatatatatatatatatatcttataacaaaaaattataatttatcttatttattttttattaagacTATGTTTCTTTTACTAATTAACATTagtaaaacttaaaataaaattatattaattttttttccacattgaaaataattttaaaatttattaataatttctaCAAACATTTTAATCAATAATTTAGAGTTGAAAATTTACAACACTACGAGAGAAGCTTTTATAAATACCTTGAGACGacgatattaaaaaaaatatttttcttaactttttaactaaaattaaatataatattaaaataatttttttaaggagAGTTCCATTTCGAATTAGGAGcaacaataaaaaattaaaattattttttagtaGTATTAATAAATCTcttattatataaaaattaactaaaaattcaTAAGTTTAtaatatttaacttttaaagtaattaaaaaaaatcaaaattttaaataaatttaaattgagaaTATAATAATTTCCGAAACAACTGAGCAATTGTTGCCTCCATTCAACTCCCGCCTAGATGCTGTCAGGGCCGATCTCCCAGTCTCCGTCGAACTCCATCGGAAGCAAACTGCCTTCTGCTTCATCAAAGCCCCCGAACTGGTACGGCGAAGGAATGAAAAACTGCTTATCCTCCAGGGGCGCAAAGGAAGGCGCAATCTTCCCCacaaattcctcctctccttCAAGGTTTTGCGCCGCCGCAGTACTCTGTTCTTGGTCGCGCTGCATTGCATTTGCACCTCcctgctcctcctcctcccccgGCTGCTGGAGGCAAGTGTGATAGTCGTGGTAGGTGAGGTCGTAGACCGACGGGTCGTTGTCCGATCGCTGCACCTGCTTCTTTGCCGGGCAACTGTGCGAGTCCCGATGAGCGCACCGGAAATAGGCCCTGCAGCGAGGAGAGCTCGAAAGAATGGTTTTGGTCGAATGAGATCGATGCAGTACTGTATCTGTAGACTAGTGACTGGCTGACCTTGGATATTTGGCTCGGAGGATCTCTTTCTGGCCGTACTTCCTCCAGGTGAAGCCGTCGTCCTCCCCCGGACCTTCCACTCCGCCGGCCACCGAGCTCACCCTCACTTGGCACCTCCACGAGCACAGAGATTTCCTGCAAATTATACGTACTTCCATGACCATGCGGGCAGTACTGCGTGCATGCGAAGTACGAACGTACCTTCTCCTGGGCGTCAAGGTGCGAGGTCGCAGGGCTAGCGAGGAGCACGGAGGCCTATCGTGGCCGGCGTTGGCTTCGAAGGATTCCGCCATGAGAATTGAGTTGTGGATGGAGGAAGCGATCCTGGGAGTTAGAGCCTTGCAGAGGTCAAGGCAATGCAGATTTAACTCTTGCTCATTGAGCAGCTCCTTGGCTTGGCTGAGCTCGGCGAGCAGAGCAGCAGCGCAGGTATTGGTCTCCATGGACGCAGCTAGCTGGCTATCTGTCAAGAAGCAGGGGAATGGATATATCAACTCCAGTTTCAGACGCTGTGCTGTGCTGTAGTAAAAGATCGATTGAAGTGCTTCCCGAGCGAGTTATATAGGGCGGCCGCGAAGAGGAAGATGATTGGCGATGAAGAGGAGCGTGGGAATTCAACGGCGAGGGTTTGTCAGACAACACGAGTAATTGGGAAGTAAAGTGGACGATAATTCACTAATATTAGAAATTGTAAGCCCTCAATTGCAAAATGCCACTGTTACTGTCCATCATATAATTCCAAATATTGGAAATGGTAAGCAGGGGAATTATTGGTTGGGTGGGCCCATTGCCATGGCTTTTGTCAACGTTGTCGAGTAAGTCATGCTTGATAATACAAGTGCTTCGTCGACGTCCTTGACTAACTTCTGCATGATTacgattattttaataaaatgttTCTGTCCTATAAATCtaactttttctatttttttttcttatcatttttaACGAGGGTCTGTTACATGCAGTGGTGGGATGGTATAATCTGGACCCTAAGTTGATACTCTCTGCACTATTGACTAGACGTAATGTCATACTTCTGGAAGTATGTGGAACGAGAATGAAGTGGGCCGAAATTTCCTTTGTCAGTCAACGAGAAGTTGGGATATGGAGTGGGACGATAATTCACTAATATTGGAAATTCTAAGCCCTCAATTGCAAAATGGCACtatctattttctttttaaaaggtCCAAAAAAGAGAAATGATTGTTAAGAATATAAGTGGATGATTGAAGACCTATTCTATCATCTACCTTGAGTAATGATCTAGATTTttggttttttttctttctcttttaattttaagggATGTATCACTTCATCTTCTCTTCATTAATGTATTACTTATATTCTTAGACCTATAAGGATATGTACAAAGTTATCTTGATTAAAAATCAACTAAATATCTCCCTCTTCTCGTTCGAGAAAGTTAAGTTGTTTGAGGTAGTCAAtggtaattttgaaaacttttattCATTTTGTTTCTAAATTAAAGTCATCACTAATATTTCTTTGAATTATCATGCCGAACTTCATGAAATTGGAGTTCATGACTCTTGATATCACTGGAAAGTAGGTCTGTAATCGAGTCGagtcgagtcgagccgagctcgagctcatgCCAGCTCAAGCTCGAGAAAACTGCATAGGCTCGAGCTCGAGTCAAGCTCAAGTCGAGCTCGAGCCGGACTCGAGCTTGAGCCGACTCGAGCTTGActtggaaaaataaattaaaaaactatCCCAATGAAGATTTGAACTGTAGACCTCAAATACACCAAATGATATGTTCTAGCCACAAACTCCTCCTTAacttattctttattttaaaagtaataataattttaattattaaaatattaaattaaccgAGCTCAATAAGGCTCGATGAGCCTTTGAGCCAGTGTTaaatgagctcgagctcggctcgaatgTTAAACGAGTCGGCTCGAGTTCAGTCAAATTCGAGATCGAGTCGAGCTTTGGCCGAGCCGCTCGCCAGCGGCTCGGGTCATTTGCACCCCTACTGGAAAGAACTATCTCTCGTGGA encodes the following:
- the LOC122043540 gene encoding transcription factor WRKY19-like, translating into METNTCAAALLAELSQAKELLNEQELNLHCLDLCKALTPRIASSIHNSILMAESFEANAGHDRPPCSSLALRPRTLTPRRRKSLCSWRCQVRVSSVAGGVEGPGEDDGFTWRKYGQKEILRAKYPRAYFRCAHRDSHSCPAKKQVQRSDNDPSVYDLTYHDYHTCLQQPGEEEEQGGANAMQRDQEQSTAAAQNLEGEEEFVGKIAPSFAPLEDKQFFIPSPYQFGGFDEAEGSLLPMEFDGDWEIGPDSI